Genomic window (Psilocybe cubensis strain MGC-MH-2018 chromosome 1, whole genome shotgun sequence):
TTCGCCGGTGACTGCCAGGCTTCTGCTCGGAGGCACCGTGGATCGTCCTCAGTGGGCAATGCCTTTGATTAAAACCTTGGAGGCCTGCACCGGGATGCCTGGAAATCGCGAATGGATAAATGACGATGCTGACCGGACACCGGGCGGTACATATGCTTTCGGAGGTGTTTCGAGCCCCGATTCAGTCTCCAGAACATCCTCTAGATCCCCATCTTTTCTacgaaagaagaaaaaagccGAACCACCTAGCTTCCCACCTGCTTCATGGGGTACAGAAATAAATGGAGGCTCCTACTTCAGCGATCCAGCGCCCCAGTCTCATTCGCGAAATATGACCTGGGATGGAGGCAACCGAACCAACGTCGATCCGTTTGGTTCACCAAATCCGATGGATCAATCTTACCAGTCTGCTATACCTGTAACATCAGCAATTTCCGCAGATTCCATGCATCGTCGGGCATCATCATTATCATATTCATCTTCAACAGAACCGGGGAATCCTTTCTTGCCGTCGACAACTACTCAACGCAATGCGCCAGTCCCATACATCAAACCTAGAATAGAATTGACCACTCCTTTACCCCGACATGAAGGTGTTGCTCGTGCAATTGCCATATATGATTTCCAAGCTGCGGAGGCAAGTGTCGTCTCTCCAGTAACATTCCTTTAGATATATTTGACATTGTTTTGTAGCCGGGTGATCTTTCATTCCGCAAGGGTGATGTCATTGTAATCACGAAGAAGAGTGACACTACAGACGATTGGTATGCACTAAGTATCTTTGATATCTATAACATCCCATTCTCTTATCAATATGGCTTCACAGGTGGACAGGGAAAAACAACGGCCAGGAGGGGATTTTTCCAGCCAATTTTGTGGATATAGTGTGATACCTCTCTCTTGTGCACGCTTATTCACTCACAATTTCACCATTCTGCGGAGGAATACAATGGAACGTTTTATACAACCATCATGTAATCTCTAGTACTCGCTCATTGAAAGGGCGGGAATCATAAATCCCCAATGTAATGTGATCATCGCCGTGTATCGAGTATACAATATATGCGTACAACTGTAATAATTAATataaatacaaatttcaagaTGGATGGTGGTGCATGTAAGAATTACATCGGGTAATGCATCACAGCTTATGTCTGCATTTGATAAAGTTTAACACTTTTCACTTCCCAATCTATTAAATAAACATTAAGTAATATGCGGTTTAAACAAGGCGGAACACCCTTACAAGCGTTGGCCATTGCTCCTCCATTTGCACGCACGAATGCCTCACAAGTGGAGACACCCGTTCGCTGGGCGCAACTTTGCTCTTGTCCAGGAATTCCAGCAGTGTTCCACACAGCTCCTGCCCAGTCTCCGCTTTAGGCAGGATATTTTTAATTAGACCTCCAATTAATGGGAGATGAGAAGTTAACAAGGAAACGTACCAAAGTGTCGTATCAAAAATTGCGTTGTGATTGCTGAAGAACTTGAACGGATCACAGGATGCAGCAGGCCATCTTGCCAGAGCCGCGCCCCAGCTATCTGGTTGAGGAGCATCTGACGAAATATCGGCGGGCTCTGTACCGCGTGCAAAAAACCACACAGCTATACCGCTGGAATCCCATTTCACTAATAATCTATGATTAGACACACAGGGTTATAAAAGGAGATGTATTTTGACATACTGGCATAGATGCCGCCACCGTTAGAATTGAATCCAGGACCAAAACTGTTGCTTGAACTAGCACGTATTCCACAACCTTGGTTGCCAGTTGTCAGGGCAGCGCAATCTGTTCCAGCGATTACGCTTCCCGTAATAGCAAGGGTGCTTGAGCTTGTACTGGCTAAAGTACAGCCGCTGTTCGTGTGAATGGTGGCTTGATTGTTGGTATAGTCGTGTACCCCTTCTACGATGTCGATTTCTCCTCCAGCAGGCCAATTTGGGCCTGACGTTACTCAGGGATGTACTTTGTACAAAGGAATTACTACTCACCATTGGTCCAAAATGCACTAATAGAAACAAAGTGTGAAAAGATATTTGCTGAGCAAAAATGAATTAAATACTTACGGCCAAATTCCACAGCCTGTAGGCATATGCACGGAATCCATAATAACCAATCCTCCAGTAAACTGTGCTTTCGTAGTGATACGAACGCTTTTTCGATTGCCTGATACAGTGCCGGTGGTTTCAACTCGCATCACAGCGTTTCCTTGGCCGTTTATTTCCAGAAGTCCATTTGAGCGCTACACAATGATGTGGATTGGTATCAGAACATTGAAATAACAGGAAATATATGTACGCACTGCGGTATTTTCGTCAACATAGTCCACAGTCCCTAATAAAGACGAATGTAAGATCAATTCAGATTCTGCTATAGGAAGGCTGACCGTGCGTTGGATCGTCGCCAATAAAGAAGTCCCAACCATCGAAGAAATTATTTCCTTGCTGTTAATATAGTCAGAATGATCACATCTTTGCAAATAAAGAGAGATACATAGGAGTTGGTCAGTTTCCACAATGAAGGTGGCAAAGTGGCAGTGGCCGAAGGACTGGAACTGCTCGCGCTCGACAATGGTCTTCGGGATGTACTACTCCCAGAGCCAATAACCGTTGTCTGGCGACCACTCGTCCCAACAGCACTGCTGGTATTTCCATCCGCTCCACCAGAGTCGTCTCCGCCGCCATTGAAAGGGGCCTGCTTCCCGGATTTGCAATACACGATATGTTCATTGGTCTCTGTGCGCGGCAAGAGAATACCACGAAAAGCCAAACGAAGGTCGGACGCCAAGTTGTGTGTTCTTCGAATAGTACTATGATGAAGACCGCGGATGGCCGCAGGGACCAGTGTCCGGGACGCCAATGATAGGTTTATTAACAATGATGCATAgatgaggagtttggcgATCACAATCATTGAGAACGTCTAGAAATGTGCAAGGTTTGAAGAGGTAGCAAAGAGCGGAAAAGTCTAAAAGCAAATCAAGCAGACGTGGGCTCAGCCCAACTTGAAAGTGCAATAAGAAGTGGAAGAGAATAGATCGGCGAGAAGAGAAAGATTGGTGGCTTCAATTGCGAACTCCATGCTACTCCATGCAAGGTACACGAGGCGGAGGCACGGCCTGACTAGCCCGGCCAGATTATATTGTATTTGTTTATAAACAAAAAGGTGTACTGCGTATCAAATAATTCTACCAAGGCTTTCCTTTCCAAACTGCACCTTCCTTCGCCAAAATACCTTCTACCACGTTTCGGGCGCTTACAACACAACCTTCTAGGAGTGGGATTCCAAGATGTGCGTATGATCCGCAAATCCATATTCCGGGATTGTATCCCTTTAATACAGTTGAATTTCCCTGCAACTCTCCTAGACGCGTTCTACTCTCATAAGAACACTGCCACCATTTCTTAGATTCTTGTACGCAAAGGGACTGTAGGGCAGCTTTGCTCCTTCTTGTGACGATTGCCCTGTCGAGCTTGGAGACGCTAAGAATGCTCTCTTCCTTGGGTGCAATTATTGGATTGGTCGTTTGATATACGCGCGGTGCAGTATGCGGATACTCCTTCGGTGTTGACAGGACGTGTGTTGCCATTGTATATGAAGGCGAAACACACAGAGTACCGAAAGCCTTAGAATTTTGCATCTCGTAAAATCGAGAACTGGAATGGAAGGGATGGCTGATAAGGTTAAGATCGCGGACGTCTGCGCTGTTGTCTGGCAAGAGAGTGTCGTCTGTGTGGTTGACAACGATTGATTTGCGGTAATCAAAGGCCTTTAAACAGTTTATTTGCCTTTCTACGTCGTCTCTGTGACTCGATTGGGCTGGCATGGATTGGAGGTAGTTGGATAAAATAGGAACTGCCCCCGAAGCTTGCGTGGCCAATATAACGTGATGGAAGCCATTATATTCTGTCGTTTCCTCGTTGACTAGACAAGATATTGACACACAATGAGGATCATCTCTGTCGCTTTGAATTGACATTATTGGAGAGGATAAATGCAGATGCCTGATTCCAGCAGTTAGACGAGATACCACATCTCGAACGCCGCCAACGACAACATAGTGATGTGTCCCGAGAGTCAGCCATATATAATCTGGTTTCAAGATAATAAGTAATCTAGAAGATATTTTTCAGTTTAGGTCAAATACCTAAGAATTCCTCTACAGGATGGTTCAAAATGTCCTCTGCTGGGGCAGTGCAGACGGCGGAAAAAAGAGGAATTAACGTTGAATGCACAtagtcaatccacatcaaGTCCAATCCAATCCTTTTGAAAATAAATCTGTGAGGGGTCGACCGTGAAGCCCAGTCGCGAAAGGTCATAGTCGAGATGTCGGATGACCTCCACAGTGGCAGAGAGTGGTATAATGTTATGGCATAACATATTATGAGCTGCAGGGTATAAAGCAGGAAGAGACCGGTTGCCCAGATATTGCGAAGTGGGTTTTGGAAAGAAGTGACTTGTTTATCCGCATCGACATTACCCAGTGAAGAGGGTTTACTGACGCCTGCGCGACCTGATCCTCCATTGTATATCATGGTAGTAATAATGGTCCTGTCTTGTCCTGCCTTCTCTGAAAAGAgtaaagaagaaaatgaatatGAAACATCGGCTTGTCGAAAACGAACGCCTAAGCGTTGGTATAGTGCAATTAAATTTTTATAGTACCCTGATCCCGGACAGATAAGAAGATTAGGGAGGTTTGGAATGTAACTATTAGATATAGTGGGATTACTCACCGCCTTGAAACGATCTCATAGGAACATCTACACGCCAGTCGTCTTCAGAGGCGGTATTGTTACCCGTCAGTGAAATGGAAGCCGAGTCCATGCCAATTGCGGACGACTGAAAGCAAACTGTAAAACTCGTGTACAAGACAGATGGTATCAAACCACTTGCCTTCTCGAACAAATGGACCTCGAAATCGACACCATCCCCTTGAGATTCCTTGGCCAATAAGTGGGCAGCTGTTAGCCCTGCGAGACCCGTTCCAATGACGGCGATTTTAACCGTTCGACCAGCTGGCATGAGGGTGAAGGAATTTGGTCTTGGTTACAGGAGCCTGGACCAGTAATCTGAATCGTCAGGATGTGTGAGTTCTGTGAGTTGAGCTGGTTGCTCTACAAGAAAAACACAACAGCAGATACTAGAAGACCAAGGAGTCGTATTATCCCGACCCAAGGTAACGTAAAAGCTTGCTGACAGCCGTACAGCGAGGCAATAGTCAAACACACTTCGGTTCAGCGTTCGGTCAACGGTTGTTGGGTATCCCCGATGTTACTAGCAATAATTGTGGGAGACGCAACATATATTGATCCCGTTCCCATCCCGAAGTGAACGTCGATTAAATCAAAATTGGTATCAGTGTAAAATATAGAGAAGGCTAGGCAATGCTCCGGGATAACAACCTTCCGGACCTTGCCCTGAGAATtgttttttctatttttggcCATTTTGGCTTAAGGACGTCGATCACGGCTATTTCTTATATTACGTGACTGCGGTCAGAGTCGATCAGCTTGCCAACTTGCCTACTTTAAACCTTAATACATTGTGGCCATATACGGCGGCATACTGCCCAAGGTTCCAATCGCGAGGATGCTGTATTACATTTACAAGTACAGAACGGTAACATAATAATATGGCAAGGAAGCTGGAAGGGCTCAGTCAAGACGTCTCCGCTTGTCTCTTGGATTGTCATTGGATTCTGTTGTCCGCTCTCGCGAACGTCGCCGTGATGAACTAACATCATTTCTCGGTCCCCTTGGTGCCATCTTGTCGCCGTTCCTTGAATCCTCAAAACTCTCATCGCGTCCTCCCCATCTTTTATTCCTATCGTCTTTCCAATCAACCCCTTTCCCACTTTGTTTGTCCGGCCTTTTCCATGAAGAGCCGTCACCACTATCATGCCGTTGATTTAAAGAATGCATTGCATTGGCACCGGTGGGACGGCCTGTTTCATTGTTTTGAGGGCAATCTAAATAAGCATATTAGTGTGGCACAAAGGTCGGAGAAAATTACACCATACCCTTTTTCAAATGAGGACCGCCGCATAAGAAGCAGCCTCCGCCTTCTAAGCCAGTTCCACCAGATTTTACAGGGGCGACACCTCCAAACCCACCCGTACTAACTGAAGTGTCTTGATCCAGCAAGTGGGTATATTTAGTCCGACTTCGCTTCCCAAAGTTCTTGACTTGCATGACCTTTGGAAGTAAGGAAACGTCCACAGTCGATTCCGTGGCCTCAGTAAAATCGTGTCGCTTGAGAATTTCCTCGTCCTGAAACGGTTGCGTCAGGCTTTGTGTTAAGGATGTTGTTAATGTAACATACCTGATGAAATGCGCCTTTGTGCCAATATTTTTGCAAAAACTTTTGTTGGCCTTTGGGTTTCTCTTCCCTGAGCTTTTGAGCTCGTTCGAGATCCTCTTTCATTCTCTGTTCTTCCGGCATTGCTCTTCTTCGCTCAATTTCTTCGCGCTCTTTTTCCCTCTGCAATTcgtcctctttttccttctttatTCTTCCTAATTCACGTAGCCTCCAGGCTTCAAATTCCGCAGCGGGGTCAAGGCCATCAGTATCATCCACGTCAGGtatctcttcctctttctcctctaaGAAAAAACGTGGAGATAAATTAGCAAAGTGACACAGGAGAAATTTCAGCATGCTCACTTTCTGCGAGTTCGCGTCGTATACTCTCTGCAACCATGTCATGGCTCTGCTTCCGACGTTCCTCTGCCTCCAATTCCTTTTTGCGTAAAGCCTCCTCCGTATCTTGTGCTATGCTCTCTTTTTCGACAATAGTCGCGCGCGCTCGCCTACCTAAATGAGCATCTGGAAGAACAGGGCATTTAGACCGACGTACTTTGGAACGAATACAGGTctaaattcaacttcctcctcctctgatTCGGACTCATATTCGCTAGACTACCTTAAGTCAAACTCGGACCGCAATTGACAAAAGAGTGTCTGCAAACCTCGTCTTCGTCCACTCGTGGTTTagtctcttcctcttcctcttcctcttcttcttcagattCTGTAGAGTATTGTAATTGATGTGATTATGCCAGAAAAACTGAGGAATATAATACccaccttcctcttcctcttcaatgGTACGTCCAGACTCTTCCCGTCCAGCTACGATCACTTTCCCCTCTTTTGAGACGCTAACGTCCTTCAAAGCAATATTCATCGCCCTTGGAGCTGCCACATCCTTTGCATTTCTTGTCTTCAAGTCACTAAATTCGTCATCGTCTATTTCCTGGTCACCTAGCGGCACGTCCCCTTCCTCAAGATGAGAGGGCACTTCCTCAGCTTCCGAGTCTGATTCAACTTGAGCGCCTTTCGGTGCTTTTCCCTTCCAGTAACGCACAGCAGGCCGCGCGAGTCTAGGTGCCTGTTTTCGACTGCTAGACATTGTGACAGGCAATGAATGAAATTAGGTTAGTGAAGGGAATGTAATGAGCAAATGAAAGTTATTGGCAAGCCATTTTGTATCTCAGCTTCTACAAATAAGAGATTCACGTTCCGTAATTGTAGATTATGTAAGAGGCTGAACATGGACGGCCAAATTCTCCCAGGATCAACAATATCTGATATTCGAGCGTCTGGGGGTATAGCTggtgagaaaaaaaattgcaaCTTGCGAATGAAACTTGAGAAGCAATATAACATAGACGTAACAGGAGAGCAATGGAAAATACTACGACTAGTTCATTGAAATACCAGATGGTACCGAACCGCCGGAAGGTGAAGATGGATTAATGATATTATTATTAATGAGGCCTTGAAAGAAAGCACTTATATTGctgaaataaaaaataataaaagcAGTATTTTGTGAACACAAATGATTAAACCAGACCCAGCAAAACAGTTGCGCGGAAGCTGACTCGTTTATCGCGCAAGCTGCCATGATTTCCAGGCAAAGACTGACTCCCAACTTCCAAAAAGTCTTCTGTCCGGAGAGTGCTTGATTTCCAACCCCAACTTTGGCTGACAGAGAACAAGTCGGGGGAACTGGTAAAGCGCGTCTGAGATGTTCCAGTAGCACTAGCACAGCTGATAGAGAAGTATGCTGATACACAGGACCTTGGGTCTCGATAAGGTTGTTGAGGCGCAGGGGTCAAAGTTGTAGCCGGTGAATTGCTGAGACCCAAAGAAGACATTGCAGAGGGTGAAGAGGGAAgtgaagagggagaggatggCCTTGGATTAGGAACCGAGGATGGAGTCCCGCTGCGAGAAATACTAGTTGGGTGAATGGAAGGGGAGTAGTGAGTTCTGGTGGACGAGATAGTGGCAGCGGATGCTAGGGATGGTAAAGAAGGTTGACGAAGATGGGGCGAGCGCCCCAAAGTTCCTCCAAAGCCTTCGTCAACTGCAACTTGACCCTGATGTGTGGTATAGGGGGTACTTGAGGCAGGTATGGGATCTACATTTGACTGTCGATGCAGGTATATACCGAGCTGAGCCTGTCCTTTCTTGCGTACAATTTGCACGTACACATTAAACAGATTACCAGCATGCCAGATAGTTTGCGAGTGTAGACGAGATTTCTCTTTCAGTAGATCCACATCCCAGAATTCTACTGAAAATCTATACGGCGGGTATGGGGACCAGCGAGACAGAGCTGAAGGATCCGAGTCAACACAAGCTTCAGCATGTAGAGATGGAGTGAGAATGCCGAAAAAGTTATCTTCCGAGGAAGATATTGTAATCGTATTGGCAAGGTCATGACTTTGAGTTTTCGCATGATTTGGTGAAGAGTCATGCGAATGATCAAACAACTCTTCCATGGATATAGAATTTCCAGAAGATCCCGAAGCGTTAGCCGCCGCCGCGGTGTTTCCAATACGGAGAGATGAGTCTGATAAAACAGGGAAGTAAACTTTTGACTTCTCATTGAGATTGTTTGCATTACTGTCGGAGATGCTCGC
Coding sequences:
- a CDS encoding SH3 domain-containing protein (SH3 domain-containing protein PJ696.02), whose amino-acid sequence is MKLTNPLPQPLPKECEKAAKIFKSFVTSGNNGLDGVIPREILERAKGFAIFTIVKAGFVFSARAGSGIVIARLDDGTWSAPSAIGTAGLGVGGQAGAEMTDFLIVLNSRAAIRSFMAAGSLTLGGNMSLALGPLGRNGEASGSLSTNGKVAAMYSYSKTRGLFGGVSVEGSVIVERQDANAQAYNSPVTARLLLGGTVDRPQWAMPLIKTLEACTGMPGNREWINDDADRTPGGTYAFGGVSSPDSVSRTSSRSPSFLRKKKKAEPPSFPPASWGTEINGGSYFSDPAPQSHSRNMTWDGGNRTNVDPFGSPNPMDQSYQSAIPVTSAISADSMHRRASSLSYSSSTEPGNPFLPSTTTQRNAPVPYIKPRIELTTPLPRHEGVARAIAIYDFQAAEPGDLSFRKGDVIVITKKSDTTDDWWTGKNNGQEGIFPANFVDIV
- a CDS encoding Microfibrillar-associated protein 1; this translates as MSSSRKQAPRLARPAVRYWKGKAPKGAQVESDSEAEEVPSHLEEGDVPLGDQEIDDDEFSDLKTRNAKDVAAPRAMNIALKDVSVSKEGKVIVAGREESGRTIEEEEEESEEEEEEEEEETKPRVDEDESSEYESESEEEEVEFRPVFVPKRARATIVEKESIAQDTEEALRKKELEAEERRKQSHDMVAESIRRELAEKEKEEEIPDVDDTDGLDPAAEFEAWRLRELGRIKKEKEDELQREKEREEIERRRAMPEEQRMKEDLERAQKLREEKPKGQQKFLQKYWHKGAFHQDEEILKRHDFTEATESTVDVSLLPKVMQVKNFGKRSRTKYTHLLDQDTSVSTGGFGGVAPVKSGGTGLEGGGCFLCGGPHLKKGMV
- a CDS encoding putative glycosidase C21B10.07; this translates as MIVIAKLLIYASLLINLSLASRTLVPAAIRGLHHSTIRRTHNLASDLRLAFRGILLPRTETNEHIVYCKSGKQAPFNGGGDDSGGADGNTSSAVGTSGRQTTVIGSGSSTSRRPLSSASSSSPSATATLPPSLWKLTNSYQGNNFFDGWDFFIGDDPTHGTVDYVDENTARSNGLLEINGQGNAVMRVETTGTVSGNRKSVRITTKAQFTGGLVIMDSVHMPTGCGIWPAFWTNGPNWPAGGEIDIVEGVHDYTNNQATIHTNSGCTLASTSSSTLAITGSVIAGTDCAALTTGNQGCGIRASSSNSFGPGFNSNGGGIYAMKWDSSGIAVWFFARGTEPADISSDAPQPDSWGAALARWPAASCDPFKFFSNHNAIFDTTLCGDWAGAVWNTAGIPGQEQSCAQRTGVSTCEAFVRANGGAMANAYWEVKSVKLYQMQT